Proteins from a genomic interval of Ananas comosus cultivar F153 unplaced genomic scaffold, ASM154086v1, whole genome shotgun sequence:
- the LOC109705007 gene encoding pathogenesis-related protein 1-like, producing the protein MSSPASWNFDIESPVAAPRLFRAALLDWHNLAPKFAPKIVVSATVIEGNGGVGSVRQFNFSSAMPFTYTKERLDYVDHDKYESKQTLIEGGGIGVKLESASSHIKFEPASNGGCVCKVVATYKLLPGAAIDDEIAKAKDSITKIIKTAEAYLLANPDAYV; encoded by the exons ATGAGTTCTCCTGCAAGCTGGAACTTTGACATCGAGTCCCCGGTCGCGGCGCCACGCCTGTTCCGTGCCGCGCTCCTCGACTGGCACAACCTCGCCCCGAAGTTCGCCCCGAAGATCGTCGTGAGCGCCACTGTGATCGAAGGCAACGGCGGCGTCGGAAGCGTGAGGCAGTTCAACTTCTCCTCAG cAATGCCCTTCACCTACACGAAGGAGCGCTTGGACTACGTAGACCACGACAAGTACGAGTCCAAGCAAACTCTGATTGAAGGCGGCGGCATCGGCGTCAAGCTCGAGTCCGCGTCGTCCCACATCAAGTTCGAGCCAGCGAGCAACGGCGGCTGCGTCTGCAAGGTTGTCGCGACCTACAAGCTCCTCCCGGGCGCTGCCATCGACGACGAGATCGCCAAGGCCAAGGACTCCATCACCAAGATCATCAAAACTGCTGAGGCCTATCTCCTCGCCAACCCGGATGCTTATGTGTAA